Proteins from a single region of Streptomyces griseiscabiei:
- a CDS encoding DUF397 domain-containing protein gives MTLSDPADIWFKSSTSEVDNCVEVSFGDRVRVRDSKNSEGPVLSMNSPGWRSFVSFIASCPMTCMVAAHPVSDGSSQSFKPSHSLVSQNDSQPPRMPQDSPLRFDAHPRSLYPSE, from the coding sequence ATGACCTTGTCGGATCCGGCGGACATCTGGTTCAAAAGTTCGACCAGCGAGGTCGACAATTGCGTCGAAGTTTCCTTCGGCGATCGCGTTCGCGTCCGCGATTCGAAGAACTCCGAAGGGCCAGTACTTTCCATGAACTCCCCCGGTTGGCGATCTTTCGTGTCCTTCATCGCAAGCTGTCCGATGACATGCATGGTGGCGGCCCACCCGGTCTCGGACGGATCTTCACAAAGCTTCAAACCCAGTCACTCACTGGTTTCGCAAAACGATTCTCAACCTCCCAGAATGCCTCAAGATAGTCCTCTACGTTTCGATGCACACCCACGCTCGCTTTATCCCTCAGAATGA
- a CDS encoding helix-turn-helix domain-containing protein — MPDADPMYLRKRLSSQLQAARKEAGYSQPEVADEMVWSLSKVMRLESGRTKISITDLRALIAFYGLPDEKASDLLVSAQEARRQPWWQEYRNLLSEGFKSYLGYEASASVIRNFEVLFIPGLLQTEEYARAALSQSVVPQKEELLDLRMRRQERMLEQSTETELRFLIDEAALSRTVGSPAVMQAQLNHLKSMSVLDHIRVGIIPFSSGLYPLLRSPYVVFEFPSAEQDRIVYLENPDGSVILRDKASVGVHRNVEDYLEAFWEVENRFAKPVSDWV; from the coding sequence ATGCCCGATGCAGACCCGATGTACCTGCGTAAGCGCCTGAGCAGTCAACTTCAGGCGGCACGCAAAGAGGCGGGTTACTCGCAACCGGAAGTCGCTGACGAGATGGTGTGGTCACTGTCCAAGGTGATGCGCCTCGAGTCAGGCAGGACCAAGATTTCGATCACCGACCTCAGGGCCCTCATCGCCTTCTACGGGTTGCCGGACGAGAAGGCTTCCGATCTCCTCGTCAGTGCCCAGGAAGCGCGGCGCCAGCCTTGGTGGCAGGAGTACCGCAATCTGCTGTCCGAGGGGTTCAAGTCCTACCTCGGATACGAGGCCTCCGCTTCGGTGATTCGAAACTTCGAGGTGCTGTTCATTCCGGGCCTGTTGCAGACGGAAGAGTATGCGCGTGCTGCTCTTTCGCAGTCCGTGGTTCCTCAGAAGGAAGAGCTTCTCGATCTTCGCATGCGACGTCAGGAACGCATGCTGGAGCAGTCCACGGAGACCGAGTTGCGGTTCCTCATCGATGAAGCGGCCCTGAGCCGGACGGTTGGTAGTCCAGCTGTGATGCAGGCGCAACTCAATCACCTGAAGAGCATGAGCGTTCTTGATCACATTCGAGTGGGAATCATTCCCTTCAGTAGTGGACTCTATCCTTTGCTTCGGTCTCCCTATGTCGTTTTCGAGTTTCCGAGTGCCGAGCAGGATCGAATCGTCTATCTGGAGAACCCCGACGGAAGCGTCATTCTGAGGGATAAAGCGAGCGTGGGTGTGCATCGAAACGTAGAGGACTATCTTGAGGCATTCTGGGAGGTTGAGAATCGTTTTGCGAAACCAGTGAGTGACTGGGTTTGA
- the dhaK gene encoding dihydroxyacetone kinase subunit DhaK codes for MKMLINVAESVVADALRGMAVAHPELTVDVENRVVVRRDAPVAGKVGLVSGGGSGHEPLHGGFVGPGMLSAACPGEVFTSPVPDQMVRAAAAVDSGAGVLFIVKNYTGDVLNFDMAAELAEDEGIRVAKVLVNDDVAVTDSLYTAGRRGTGATLFVEKIAGAAAEEGQPLERVEALARQVNENSRSFGVALSACSTPAKGSPTFDLPAGELELGVGIHGEPGRERRAMMTSREIADFSVNAILDDMSPRNPVLLLVNGMGATPLLELYGFNAEVQRVLTERGVAVARTLVGNYVTSLDMAGASVTLCQVDEELLRLYDAPVRTPGLRWGA; via the coding sequence ATGAAGATGTTGATCAACGTCGCGGAGAGCGTGGTCGCCGACGCGTTGCGGGGTATGGCGGTCGCGCATCCCGAGTTGACCGTGGATGTGGAGAACCGGGTGGTGGTGCGCAGGGACGCGCCGGTGGCCGGGAAGGTGGGGCTGGTCTCCGGGGGTGGCTCGGGGCACGAGCCGTTGCACGGGGGGTTCGTGGGGCCCGGGATGCTGTCGGCGGCGTGTCCCGGTGAGGTGTTCACCTCACCCGTGCCGGACCAGATGGTGCGGGCGGCGGCGGCCGTGGACAGCGGGGCCGGGGTGCTGTTCATCGTGAAGAACTACACGGGTGACGTGCTGAACTTCGACATGGCGGCCGAACTCGCCGAGGACGAGGGCATCCGGGTCGCCAAGGTGCTCGTGAACGACGACGTGGCCGTGACGGACAGTCTGTACACCGCCGGGCGGCGCGGTACGGGCGCGACCCTGTTCGTGGAGAAGATCGCCGGAGCCGCCGCCGAGGAGGGGCAGCCATTGGAGCGCGTGGAGGCGCTGGCGCGGCAGGTCAACGAGAACTCCCGCAGTTTCGGAGTGGCCCTGAGCGCCTGCAGCACACCCGCCAAGGGCAGCCCGACCTTCGATCTCCCCGCCGGGGAGCTGGAATTGGGCGTCGGCATCCACGGGGAGCCGGGGCGGGAGCGGCGCGCGATGATGACCTCCCGCGAGATCGCCGACTTCTCGGTGAACGCCATCCTGGACGACATGAGCCCCCGCAACCCGGTCCTGCTGCTCGTCAACGGCATGGGCGCCACCCCGCTGCTGGAGCTGTACGGCTTCAACGCGGAGGTGCAGCGCGTGCTGACCGAGCGCGGGGTCGCCGTGGCCCGCACCCTCGTCGGCAACTACGTCACCTCGCTCGACATGGCCGGCGCCTCGGTGACGTTGTGCCAGGTCGACGAGGAGCTGCTGCGGTTGTACGACGCGCCGGTGCGTACGCCGGGGCTGCGCTGGGGAGCGTGA